From one Magnolia sinica isolate HGM2019 chromosome 18, MsV1, whole genome shotgun sequence genomic stretch:
- the LOC131233024 gene encoding probable fructokinase-7 isoform X2: MANSTPGFSKALLDNSRDQRESSLVVCFGEMLIDFVPTVGGESLAEAPAFKKAPGGAPANVAVGISRLGGSSAFIGKVGQDAFGYMLAEVLKENNVDNSGMRFDPVARTALAFVTLRADGEREFLFFRNPSADMLFRQSELDIDLIKKVSEEEIRFLTEGDDPYDDDVIFKKLFHPNLKLLVISEGSEGCRYYTKQFKGRVGAIKVKAVDTTGAGDAFVSGILSILVSDPDLLKDEKKLREALWFANVCGALTVTEKGAIPALPTRDAVLRALPKVVA, encoded by the exons ATGGCCAACTCCACTCCAG GTTTCTCTAAAGCTCTTCTTGATAATTCAAGGGATCAAAGGGAAAGTTCCCTTGTGGTTTGCTTTGGCGAAATGTTGATTGATTTTGTACCAACCGTCGGTGGAGAATCACTTGCAGAAGCACCTGCATTTAAAAAAGCTCCGGGTGGAGCTCCTGCCAATGTCGCTGTTGGGATATCAAGATTAGGGGGTTCTTCAGCTTTCATAGGGAAG GTAGGCCAGGATGCATTCGGATACATGTTGGCTGAAGTTTTGAAAGAAAACAATGTTGATAATTCTGGCATGCGTTTTGACCCTGTTGCACGAACTGCACTGGCATTTGTTACCCTTAGAGCCGATGGTGAGCGTGAATTTTTGTTTTTCCGCAATCCAAGTGCAGATATGCTTTTTCGCCAATCAGAACTTGACATTGATCTCATTAAAAAG GTAAGTGAGGAGGAAATTAGATTTTTGACGGAGGGAGATGATccttatgatgatgatgtgatcttTAAGAAGCTTTTTCACCCAAACCTCAAGCTTCTTGTCATAAGCGAAGGTTCAGAGGGCTGCAGATACTACACCAAG CAATTTAAGGGTAGAGTAGGTGCTATTAAAGTTAAAGCTGTGGACACCACAGGTGCTGGAGATGCCTTTGTTAGCGGGATACTTAGCATTTTGGTTTCTGACCCTGATCTGCTAAAG GATGAGAAGAAGTTAAGGGAAGCTCTCTGGTTCGCAAACGTGTGCGGTGCTCTCACAGTCACAGAGAAGGGAGCAATTCCGGCATTACCCACAAGAGACGCAGTTCTCCGAGCCCTACCCAAAGTTGTAGCATAA
- the LOC131233024 gene encoding probable fructokinase-7 isoform X1: MANSTPGFSKALLDNSRDQRESSLVVCFGEMLIDFVPTVGGESLAEAPAFKKAPGGAPANVAVGISRLGGSSAFIGKVGQDAFGYMLAEVLKENNVDNSGMRFDPVARTALAFVTLRADGEREFLFFRNPSADMLFRQSELDIDLIKKASIFHYGSISLIEEPSRSTHLAAMDIAKRSGSILSYDPNLRLPLWPSADAARCGIMSIWDQADIIKVSEEEIRFLTEGDDPYDDDVIFKKLFHPNLKLLVISEGSEGCRYYTKQFKGRVGAIKVKAVDTTGAGDAFVSGILSILVSDPDLLKDEKKLREALWFANVCGALTVTEKGAIPALPTRDAVLRALPKVVA; this comes from the exons ATGGCCAACTCCACTCCAG GTTTCTCTAAAGCTCTTCTTGATAATTCAAGGGATCAAAGGGAAAGTTCCCTTGTGGTTTGCTTTGGCGAAATGTTGATTGATTTTGTACCAACCGTCGGTGGAGAATCACTTGCAGAAGCACCTGCATTTAAAAAAGCTCCGGGTGGAGCTCCTGCCAATGTCGCTGTTGGGATATCAAGATTAGGGGGTTCTTCAGCTTTCATAGGGAAG GTAGGCCAGGATGCATTCGGATACATGTTGGCTGAAGTTTTGAAAGAAAACAATGTTGATAATTCTGGCATGCGTTTTGACCCTGTTGCACGAACTGCACTGGCATTTGTTACCCTTAGAGCCGATGGTGAGCGTGAATTTTTGTTTTTCCGCAATCCAAGTGCAGATATGCTTTTTCGCCAATCAGAACTTGACATTGATCTCATTAAAAAG GCGAGTATTTTTCACTATGGTTCGATTAGTTTGATTGAGGAGCCAAGTAGATCGACGCATCTTGCTGCAATGGACATAGCTAAAAGATCTGGTAGTATTCTGTCCTACGATCCCAATTTGAGATTGCCATTATGGCCATCAGCAGATGCTGCTCGGTGTGGCATCATGAGTATTTGGGATCAAGCAGACATAATTAAG GTAAGTGAGGAGGAAATTAGATTTTTGACGGAGGGAGATGATccttatgatgatgatgtgatcttTAAGAAGCTTTTTCACCCAAACCTCAAGCTTCTTGTCATAAGCGAAGGTTCAGAGGGCTGCAGATACTACACCAAG CAATTTAAGGGTAGAGTAGGTGCTATTAAAGTTAAAGCTGTGGACACCACAGGTGCTGGAGATGCCTTTGTTAGCGGGATACTTAGCATTTTGGTTTCTGACCCTGATCTGCTAAAG GATGAGAAGAAGTTAAGGGAAGCTCTCTGGTTCGCAAACGTGTGCGGTGCTCTCACAGTCACAGAGAAGGGAGCAATTCCGGCATTACCCACAAGAGACGCAGTTCTCCGAGCCCTACCCAAAGTTGTAGCATAA